In Candidatus Bipolaricaulota bacterium, the genomic stretch AAAGAGCAGGTGGGGATCGACCCGACCGGGATGACGACGGCCGAGAAGCTCCAGGCGCTGCGCAAGTTCCGCGAGGAGCAGTATGAGAAGCTGTGCGACGCAGCGTACGCCCGCCGCGGCTGGACCAAGGACGGTGTCCCGACGATCGCGACACTGAAGCGCCTCGGAATCGACTATCCTGAGGTTGTAAAGGTCGTCGAGCCGTATCAGTGAAGCGGATTGGGATCCTCGGCGGGGTCAGCCCGGAGTCGACAGTCAGCTACTACTTGCGCATTACGCGCGAGTACACCCGCCGGTTCGGAGACTACGGTTATCCCGAGATCCTGATCCACAGCGTCTCGTTTCAGCGGTTTGTCGATTGGCAACAAACCGGGAATTGGGATGCAATGGCTCGGGCGATGACCCGGATATTTCACACCCTGCACACCGCTGGAGCGCAGATCGGGCTGATCGCGGCGAATACACTCCACCGCGTATTCGACGAGGTCGAACGGGAATCCCCGCTTCCCTTGATCCATATCGTCGATCCGACTGCGGCCGCAATCAAGGAGGCAGGGCTATCCCGCGTCGGCCTCCTCGGCACCCGCTACACGATGGAGGGGAAGTTCTACCAGGACCGCCTTGCATCGCACGGGATCAAGTCGATCGTCCCGGAGGAAGACGAACGGGCCGAACTCCATCGGATCATCTACGACGAGCTGACCCGCGGGATCTTGAACGACGGGGCAAAGCGATTCTGCCTATCAGTAATAGAAAGACTGATCTCCCGCGGCGCGGAGGGGATCATCCTCGGCTGCACCGAGATCCCGCTTCTGATCAGGCAGGATGACGTTCCCGTCCCCGTCTTCGACACCGCTGCCCTCCACGCCGATGCCGCTCTGCGGGAAGCGATAAACTGGAACAACTAACGATAAGCGTATATACTGATTTTTATGGGGAGATCGGGGTCGATCTGGCGTAACCGAAACTTTATCCTGGTGTGGGGCGGGCAGAGTGTATCGCTCTTCGGAAGCCAACTCACCTATATCGCGTTGCTGTGGTGGGTGTTGGAAAAGACCGGGTCGGCGGCGGTGCTGGCGAACGTTGCCATCGCCACTGCTCTCCCCAGTGTCTTCATCGGCCCGATCGCCGGTGCGGTGATCGACCGGATCGACCGGCGCCGGGTGATGATCGGGATGAACCTGGCAAACGGACTGATCATCGGGACGGCAGCGACCCTTCTCGTCCTCGGGCGTCTGGAGCTGTGGGAGGTCTACCTGTTCTCCCTGTTGCGGGCAACCGCCACCCTCTTTCATCAACCGGCACTGCAGGCATCGATCCCCAATCTGGTGCCGGCCGATCAATTGACGCGTGCCAACTCCCTCTACCAAATCGCGGCAAGCAGCGCCGGGATCGCCGGCCCGGCGATCGGAGGGGTCTTGGTCGGATTCTGCGGGAGCGGCGCGACGATGTGGATCGACGCGGCCACCTTTCTCCTCGCCGGTGTCTCCCTCCTGTTCGCTTCCTTCCCCTCCCCACATTCTGCGCTTCCAGCCGGGATCAGGCCGATGATCGCCGATATCGGCGAAGGCATCCGGTTCATATTCCGGAGACACACCCTGCTCTACATCATCTTCCTGTTCGGGGTGGTCAACTTCTTCCTCGCCCCGATGAACGTGTTGCTTCCGGTCATGGCCAAGGACGTGCTGCACGCTGGCGCCAAGGGGTTCGGGCTCTTGGCGACGGCAATCTCGGTGGGGATGCTGGTAGGGGGGCTACTGACCGCGTCGGTGAAGCGGGTCTCCCGACCCGGGCTCGGGATCATCTGGGGGGTCGTGACCATCGGCGGAGCGCTGTTGCTCTTCAGTCTCTCCCGCCACATGATCCTGTCGATGGGGACGTTGGTCATCGTGGGAGCGGCGGCGGCGCTGACCAACGTCCTCAGCGTCGTCATATTTCAGACCCACGCCCCGAACGAGATGCAGGGACGGGTGTTCGCCGCCGACCAGGCCGTATCGAGCAGTCTGGAACCCATCGCTCTCGCCACTATCGGCGGCCTCCTCACCCTGTTCACTGCTCCGCTTCTCATTCTCGCCGGTGGTGTCGCCGTGGGGATCGCAGGCCTGAGCGGTTATTTTATTCCCGGGATGCGAAAGCTATAGGCAACCGCGGCGCGGAATGATCATCCGCGCCGCGTCCTCCCGATCACAGTGCGTTGATCTCTCCGGGTACCTTGGGAAACAGCCGCGCCTCCTTGATGTGGTCGAGGCCACATATGTACCGCGTGAGTCGCTCGATCCCGATCCCGAACCCGGCCGACGCCGGGAGCCCCTCTTCGGCGAACCTCAAGTACTCGGCGAACCTGTCGGGTGAAATACCGTCCTGCTCCAGTCGGCGGAGAATGCGGGGGAAGGTGTGCTCCCGCTCCCCACCGGATAGGGCCTCCCCGTATCCCTCGGGATAGATGAGGTCCATGTCGAGGAGGATCCCCGGCCGGTCCGGATCCTCGCGGTCGTAGAACTCCCGTACCTCACGGGGGAAGTCAATCAGCCACGCCGGGGCGGAGAGGGACGCCGACAGCGGCTCATCATAGTGCTCCCCGAATCGCTTCACTGCATCTTGATAGGCGATCCGGGCAAACGGCGCTCGTGGGACCTCCAGCTCGCGACCGAGGGATTCGAGCTCCGCCGCGCAATTATCCCGGACGGCCTTCACCACTGCGATGAACAACCCTTCCCCGATCTCCATGATTTCGTCCCGGGTCGCGTCCCGTACCTCGAGGTCGAGCTGGACGAACTCGGCCAGGTAGCGGCGCAGCGGCGCCCGCTCCTCCGGCTCCATCCGCACGTTCGGAGAGAACGCAAAGATGCGGGGGACGGTGCGGAGCGCGATCTGTTTGTGGAGGATCATGCTC encodes the following:
- a CDS encoding aspartate/glutamate racemase family protein; amino-acid sequence: MKRIGILGGVSPESTVSYYLRITREYTRRFGDYGYPEILIHSVSFQRFVDWQQTGNWDAMARAMTRIFHTLHTAGAQIGLIAANTLHRVFDEVERESPLPLIHIVDPTAAAIKEAGLSRVGLLGTRYTMEGKFYQDRLASHGIKSIVPEEDERAELHRIIYDELTRGILNDGAKRFCLSVIERLISRGAEGIILGCTEIPLLIRQDDVPVPVFDTAALHADAALREAINWNN
- a CDS encoding asparagine synthetase; translation: MTVAVDKKLATVLQVKSEIVRAAGEYLRKQGFIEILPVILSPVTDPLHHETYDGVVDYYGRPYTLTKSMILHKQIALRTVPRIFAFSPNVRMEPEERAPLRRYLAEFVQLDLEVRDATRDEIMEIGEGLFIAVVKAVRDNCAAELESLGRELEVPRAPFARIAYQDAVKRFGEHYDEPLSASLSAPAWLIDFPREVREFYDREDPDRPGILLDMDLIYPEGYGEALSGGEREHTFPRILRRLEQDGISPDRFAEYLRFAEEGLPASAGFGIGIERLTRYICGLDHIKEARLFPKVPGEINAL
- a CDS encoding MFS transporter, producing MGRSGSIWRNRNFILVWGGQSVSLFGSQLTYIALLWWVLEKTGSAAVLANVAIATALPSVFIGPIAGAVIDRIDRRRVMIGMNLANGLIIGTAATLLVLGRLELWEVYLFSLLRATATLFHQPALQASIPNLVPADQLTRANSLYQIAASSAGIAGPAIGGVLVGFCGSGATMWIDAATFLLAGVSLLFASFPSPHSALPAGIRPMIADIGEGIRFIFRRHTLLYIIFLFGVVNFFLAPMNVLLPVMAKDVLHAGAKGFGLLATAISVGMLVGGLLTASVKRVSRPGLGIIWGVVTIGGALLLFSLSRHMILSMGTLVIVGAAAALTNVLSVVIFQTHAPNEMQGRVFAADQAVSSSLEPIALATIGGLLTLFTAPLLILAGGVAVGIAGLSGYFIPGMRKL